A stretch of Prunus dulcis chromosome 6, ALMONDv2, whole genome shotgun sequence DNA encodes these proteins:
- the LOC117630969 gene encoding copper transporter 6-like — protein sequence MSNQDDMAGMPGMSMTPPAPKGDLKNTTDGAMSSSLTWTTDVTVLFRGWPDDSVPMYVLALFFVFLLAVAVEVLSVSPKHKPGTKTFICTLTQTGVYTFRTALAYLVMLAVMSFNTGILIAAVAGHALGFFIIKVRSHGLQPNVADPKV from the coding sequence ATGTCTAACCAAGATGACATGGCTGGCATGCCTGGCATGTCTATGACTCCCCCTGCGCCCAAGGGCGACCTGAAGAACACAACTGATGGTGCCATGAGCTCCAGCCTCACATGGACCACAGACGTCACCGTCCTCTTCCGTGGTTGGCCTGATGACAGCGTTCCCATGTACGTCTTGGCCCTCTTCTTCGTCTTCCTCCTCGCTGTTGCCGTTGAAGTCTTGTCTGTTTCGCCCAAACACAAACCAGGCACCAAGACTTTCATATGCACCCTCACTCAGACAGGCGTCTACACTTTTCGCACAGCTTTGGCTTACTTGGTCATGCTTGCTGTCATGTCGTTCAATACTGGCATCCTGATAGCCGCCGTGGCCGGCCATGCCCTCggcttcttcatcatcaagGTTCGTTCTCATGGCCTCCAACCCAACGTAGCCGACCCCAAAGTTTGA
- the LOC117630522 gene encoding copper transporter 2-like → MEGMPKMNMQMSFHWGNEATILFTGWPNQTTGMYILALFFVFVLAFAKEALSVWPIIKQTTNPMVAGIAQASVYSVGVVMGYLVMLAVMSFNVGIFIAAVAGHTFGDFVVKASSLALAKPSQPEV, encoded by the coding sequence ATGGAGGGCATGCCCAAGATGAACATGCAGATGAGCTTCCACTGGGGAAATGAGGCCACAATTCTATTCACTGGATGGCCTAACCAAACCACTGGCATGTACATATTGGCACTCTTCTTTGTGTTTGTGCTGGCCTTTGCTAAGGAAGCTTTGTCTGTGTGGCCCATTATTAAACAAACCACCAATCCGATGGTGGCCGGGATTGCTCAGGCCTCTGTTTACTCTGTTGGAGTCGTCATGGGCTACTTGGTTATGCTCGCTGTCATGTCTTTCAACGTCGGGATCTTCATAGCCGCGGTGGCAGGCCACACCTTTGGGGACTTCGTAGTCAAGGCCAGTTCTCTAGCTCTGGCCAAACCTTCCCAGCCTGAAGTCTGA
- the LOC117632492 gene encoding copper transporter 6-like, translated as MAASHHNIPSPPPPAFNGSTGFMPTRRRKMMMHMTFFWGHSAEVLFSGWPGRDNPVMYALSLLCVFVLAVLVELLSHCSFFKPGANGVAVGFLQTGLYTLRSGLSYLVMLAVMSFNGGVFLAVVAGHAVGFLLFGSRAFKKSDGSGIDRQASLPPMTCG; from the coding sequence ATGGCTGCTTCACATCACAACATCCCATCTCCGCCGCCTCCGGCGTTTAATGGAAGTACTGGGTTCatgcccacgcgccgccgcAAGATGATGATGCACATGACCTTCTTCTGGGGCCACAGCGCCGAGGTTCTCTTCTCGGGTTGGCCCGGCCGCGACAACCCAGTCATGTACGCCCTCTCGCTGCTCTGCGTCTTCGTTCTCGCCGTCCTCGTCGAGCTGCTCTCCCACTGCAGCTTCTTCAAGCCCGGTGCGAACGGCGTCGCGGTGGGGTTTCTGCAGACTGGTCTCTACACACTGCGCTCCGGGCTGTCTTATTTGGTGATGCTCGCCGTCATGTCGTTTAACGGCGGTGTTTTCCTCGCCGTGGTGGCGGGGCATGCTGTCGGGTTTTTGCTTTTCGGGAGCCGGGCTTTTAAGAAGTCGGACGGGTCGGGTATTGATAGACAGGCGAGTCTTCCTCCCATGACGTGCGGATAA
- the LOC117630523 gene encoding TPR repeat-containing thioredoxin TTL1-like yields MFLGTCGVLFWKTKKHGPRRWDVQVKNAEMDCSDHRQSKTESYKGNDASNGFLSSLCNSNLSNEGSSKSKKESSRTCEAIKNRNLVADGKAKAHHQRSVSLGNICKSPQNFKDGQAIEARPKNHVLGLGRCHYGHGNIIRRVNVAAGNKSMPKAPNFLSSQSSSPYHESVEGLNNMGNMEYRRASFLDAISFYDRAIALCPQNAACHYNKAASLIGLGRLTESMEECLQAIKCDPSCSRAHHRLGILYARYLLPLGYAISVPANYNRPENLILFQISARGAHRKEKAVDLDTTQKSLKWLRKARGAADARKAGNALFKDGKYLEACTKYGHGLQYVPTNSVLLCIQASCKSKLEQWEKATDDCDAALRERPNYHNARRYQ; encoded by the exons ATGTTTCTTGGCACCTGCGGGGTTCTTttttggaaaacaaagaagcaCGGGCCGCGAAGATGGGATGTCCAAGTGAAGAATGCTGAGATGGATTGCTCTGATCATAGACAGAGCAAGACAGAGAGCTACAAAGGTAATGATGCTTCTAATGGTTTCTTGTCGTCTCTGTGTAATTCGAATTTGTCAAATGAAGGGAGCTCCAAATCTAAGAAAGAGAGCTCTAGAACATGTGAAGCTATAAAGAACAGGAATTTGGTCGCGGACGGGAAGGCTAAGGCTCATCATCAAAGAAGTGTTTCGCTTGGGAACATCTGTAAATCTCCTCAGAATTTCAAAGATGGCCAAGCAATTGAAGCAAGGCCTAAAAACCATGTATTAGGCCTTGGAAGATGTCATTATGGGCATGGAAACATTATAAGGAGGGTCAATGTGGCTGCTGGCAATAAGAGCATGCCAAAAGCTCCAAATTTCTTAAGTTcacaatcttcttctccataccATGAGAGTGTGGAAGGGCTTAACAACATGGGTAATATGGAGTACAGAAGGGCCAGCTTCTTGGACGCGATTTCTTTTTATGATAGAGCTATTGCCTTGTGCCCTCAAAATGCTGCCTGCCATTACAATAAGGCTGCATCATTGATTGGCCTAGGCAGATTAACAGAATCAATGGAAGAGTGCCTGCAAGCAATCAAATGTGATCCTTCGTGTTCTCGTGCTCATCATCGACTTGGAATTCTTTATGCCAGGTATTTG CTGCCACTTGGTTATGCTATTTCAGTTCCTGCAAATTACAATAGGcctgaaaatttaattttgtttcagATTTCAGCAAGGGGTGCTCACCGCAAAGAGAAAGCTGTCGATTTGGACACAACCCAAAAGTCTCTGAAGTGGCTGAGGAAAGCTAGGGGAGCTGCTGATGCTCGAAAAGCTGGAAATGCTCTATTTAAAGATGGGAAGTACTTGGAGGCATGCACAAAGTATGGCCATGGCCTGCAATATGTTCCAACAAATAGTGTCTTGCTTTGCATTCAAGCGTCTTGCAAGTCTAAGCTTGAACAATGGGAAAAGGCCACTGATGATTGCGATGCAGCTCTGAGAGAACGGCCTAATTATCACAACGCACGACGCTACCAGTGA
- the LOC117630524 gene encoding 18.1 kDa class I heat shock protein-like — protein MALIPSTIFVGHYDPFCHDVWDPFQEFHYGFPREATSFTNSMIDWKETSDGHAYVLKEDLPGFRREEIKVDVEEGKVLRIRGEKNVEREEKRDHWHRIERSSGKFIRRLSLPENAKADKMKVFMENGELTVTVPKEKVNCYPHATRAVQISGH, from the coding sequence ATGGCATTAATTCCTAGTACCATTTTTGTTGGTCACTATGATCCTTTCTGCCACGATGTTTGGGACCCATTTCAGGAATTCCACTATGGATTTCCAAGAGAAGCAACCTCCTTCACCAACTCCATGATTGATTGGAAGGAGACCTCAGATGGGCACGCATATGTACTCAAGGAAGATCTTCCGGGCTTCAGGAGAGAAGAAATAAAGGTGGATGTAGAGGAGGGTAAGGTTCTTCGCATTAGGGGGGAGAAAAATgtggagagagaagagaagagggacCATTGGCACCGCATCGAAAGGAGCAGCGGCAAGTTCATCAGGCGTTTGAGTTTGCCTGAGAATGCCAAGGCTGACAAGATGAAGGTGTTCATGGAAAATGGAGAGCTCACTGTCACGGTTCCTAAGGAGAAGGTTAATTGCTACCCTCATGCAACCAGAGCCGTTCAAATTTCTGGGCACTAA
- the LOC117630525 gene encoding 7-deoxyloganetic acid glucosyltransferase-like: MAGKQSHVVIFPFPLQGHIKPLLCLAELLCHAGLHVTFVNTHHNHKRLANPEALSTHFPTLHFESISDGLPDDHPRALNGELLIALKTSIRPHFRELLETIRIKAESNDAPAPPLNCIITDGLVTFAFDLAEELEIPVLSYNVPCARYLWTCLCLPDLIEQGQLPFPDDDMSVEITGVSGMDGPLHRQDLPSFCRVKQADHPALQFAINWTQAQRRASALILDTVYELDASCLSHMALMFPKIYTLGPLHALLNARIGNVSKSLASHGGLWKSDPNCMTWLNSQPSRSVIYVSFGTLVNLTRAQMIEFWYGLVNSGHPFMWVIRSDIIYGAHQIPAELEIGTKERGYIVDWVSQEEVLAHKAVGGFLTHSGWNSTLESIVAGLPMICWPNLGDHYIISRTVSQKWKIGHQLNENCDRCNIETMIQTLMGPKREEIQISMDTISKLARDSVVKGGSSHNNLEQLIEYIRSLQHHN; the protein is encoded by the exons ATGGCAGGGAAGCAATCTCACGTAGTGATTTTTCCCTTCCCACTCCAAGGCCACATCAAGCCATTGCTGTGCTTAGCAGAGCTTCTCTGCCATGCAGGCCTTCACGTCACCTTCGTCAACACCCACCACAACCACAAGCGCTTGGCCAACCCCGAAGCGCTCTCCACCCATTTCCCAACCCTCCACTTCGAGTCCATCTCAGACGGCCTCCCCGACGACCACCCCCGTGCCTTGAATGGCGAGTTGTTGATAGCGTTGAAGACGTCCATTAGGCCTCATTTCCGGGAGCTCCTCGAAACCATTCGGATCAAGGCCGAGTCAAATGATGCTCCGGCGCCGCCTCTCAACTGTATTATAACAGATGGGCTCGTCACTTTTGCGTTTGACTTGGCGGAGGAGTTGGAGATTCCCGTTCTTAGTTATAACGTTCCTTGTGCTCGTTACTTGTGGACTTGTCTTTGTCTCCCGGACCTCATTGAGCAAGGACAACTTCCTTTTCCAG ATGATGACATGAGTGTGGAAATTACCGGAGTGTCTGGAATGGATGGCCCTTTGCATCGTCAAGACTTGCCAAGTTTTTGTAGAGTCAAACAAGCTGACCACCCAGCTCTTCAATTCGCCATCAACTGGACCCAAGCCCAAAGGCGAGCCTCAGCTCTCATCCTCGACACAGTTTATGAGCTCGACGCTTCGTGTCTCTCCCACATGGCCCTCATgtttcccaaaatttacacCCTCGGACCACTCCACGCCCTCCTCAATGCTCGAATAGGTAATGTGTCCAAGAGTCTAGCATCCCACGGCGGTCTTTGGAAAAGCGACCCAAATTGCATGACGTGGCTCAATTCCCAGCCGTCTAGATCTGTTATCTACGTCAGCTTCGGGACTTTGGTCAACTTGACACGTGCCCAAATGATAGAGTTTTGGTACGGCCTGGTCAATAGTGGACACCCCTTCATGTGGGTCATAAGATCTGACATCATATATGGGGCCCATCAAATACCAGCCGAGCTTGAAATTGGTACAAAAGAAAGAGGTTATATAGTCGATTGGGTTTCGCAAGAGGAGGTCTTGGCCCACAAAGCAGTGGGTGGGTTTTTGACTCACAGTGGCTGGAACTCGACGCTTGAGAGCATTGTGGCTGGGCTTCCTATGATCTGTTGGCCCAATTTAGGGGACCATTATATTATTAGCAGAACTGTTAGTCAGAAGTGGAAAATTGGTCACCAATTGAATGAAAATTGTGACAGATGCAACATTGAAACCATGATCCAAACTTTGATGGGACCCAAAAGGGAGGAGATCCAGATCTCCATGGACACCATTTCCAAATTGGCTCGTGACAGTGTCGTCAAAGGTGGATCTTCCCACAACAACTTGGAGCAGCTCATCGAATACATTCGAAGTTTGCAACACCACAACTAG
- the LOC117630526 gene encoding 7-deoxyloganetic acid glucosyltransferase-like gives MKPLLCLAQLLCHAGLHVTYVNTHHNHQRLANRQALSTHFPTLHFESISDGLPEDDPRTLNSQLLIALKTSIRPHFRELLKTISLKAKSNDALVPPPSCIMTDGLVTFAFDVAEELELPILSFNVPCPRYLWTCLCLPKLIENGQLPFQDDDMNVEITGVPGMEGLLHRQDLPGFCRVKQADHPSLQFAINETQTLKRASVLILDTVYELDAPCISHMALMFPKIYTLGPLHALLNSQIGDMSRGLASHGSLWKSDLNCMTWLDSQPSKSVIYVSFGTLVHLTRAQVIEFWYGLVNSGNPFLWVMRSDITSGDHQIPAELEQGTKERGYIVDWVSQEEVLAHKSVGGFLTHSGWNSTLESIVAGLPMICWPNLGDQYIISRTVCRQWKIGLQLNENCDRSNIESMVQTLMGPKREEIQSSMDAISKLARDSVAEGGSSHNNLEQLIEYIRNLQHQN, from the exons ATGAAGCCCTTGCTATGCTTAGCGCAGCTTCTCTGCCATGCAGGCCTTCATGTCACCTATGTCAACACTCACCACAACCACCAGCGCTTGGCCAACCGCCAAGCCCTCTCGACTCATTTCCCCACCCTCCATTTCGAGTCCATCTCCGATGGCCTCCCCGAGGATGACCCCCGTACCCTGAATAGCCAGTTGTTGATTGCGTTGAAGACGTCCATTAGGCCTCATTTCCGGGAGCTGCTCAAAACCATTTCGCTTAAGGCCAAATCGAATGATGCTCTGGTGCCGCCTCCGAGCTGTATCATGACAGATGGGCTCGTCACTTTTGCGTTTGATGTGGCGGAGGAGCTGGAGCTGCCCATTCTAAGTTTTAATGTTCCTTGTCCTCGTTACCTGTGGACTTGTCTTTGTCTCCCCAAGCTCATTGAGAATGGCCAGCTTCCTTTTCAAG ATGATGACATGAATGTGGAAATTACGGGAGTTCCCGGAATGGAAGGCCTTTTGCATCGCCAAGACTTGCCAGGTTTTTGCCGAGTCAAACAAGCTGACCACCCATCTCTTCAATTCGCTATCAACGAGACCCAAACCCTAAAACGAGCCTCGGTTCTCATTCTCGACACAGTTTATGAGCTCGATGCCCCTTGCATTTCCCACATGGCCCTCATGTTTCCCAAGATTTACACCCTTGGACCACTCCACGCTCTCCTCAACTCCCAAATAGGTGACATGTCTCGAGGTCTAGCATCCCACGGTTCTCTTTGGAAAAGCGACCTAAACTGCATGACGTGGCTCGACTCCCAGCCGTCCAAATCGGTTATCTACGTCAGCTTCGGGACTTTGGTCCACTTGACACGTGCCCAGGTGATAGAGTTTTGGTATGGTCTGGTCAACAGTGGAAACCCCTTTTTGTGGGTCATGAGGTCCGACATCACATCTGGGGACCACCAAATTCCCGCGGAGCTGGAACAGGGTACGAAAGAAAGAGGGTACATAGTGGATTGGGTTTCGCAGGAGGAGGTGCTAGCCCACAAATCGGTAGGTGGGTTTTTGACCCACAGTGGGTGGAACTCCACGCTTGAAAGCATTGTGGCCGGGCTGCCCATGATCTGTTGGCCGAATTTGGGGGACCAATATATTATTAGCAGAACTGTTTGCCGGCAGTGGAAGATTGGTCTCCAATTGAATGAAAATTGTGACCGGTCCAACATTGAGAGCATGGTACAAACTTTGATGGGACCCAAAAGGGAGGAGATCCAGAGCTCCATGGATGCCATTTCGAAATTGGCTCGTGACAGTGTTGCCGAAGGTGGATCTTCTCACAACAACTTGGAGCAGCTGATCGAATACATTCGAAATTTGCAACACCAgaactag